A DNA window from Arachis duranensis cultivar V14167 chromosome 3, aradu.V14167.gnm2.J7QH, whole genome shotgun sequence contains the following coding sequences:
- the LOC107482128 gene encoding F-box only protein 6, with amino-acid sequence MLRHLIAHLHQLLHTSSTTSPTSPSSSFILQSSSLHNHPRWSFLDIDDNSVDDCCGLVMAAGKSGNLRMVEPLKHPSTKKPRRDQSRGKSSGRSSMTEVMEQQIWKDFPEDLIEAVIARLPIATFFRFRSVCWRWNSLLNSPSFSQHCAQVQHANPWFYIITQERANSGAMYDPSIKKWYHPTVSALPSKLILFPVASAGGLVCFLEIGQRNFFVCNPLTQSFKELPARSVKVWSPVAVGMTANGNLTGAGYKILWVTCDGEYEVYDSMRKSWSRPGNMPVGIKLPLALNFKSQSISIDSTIYFMHSDPEGIVSYDIATGVWKQYIIPAPLHLTDHTLAECDGRIMLVGLLTKNAATCVCIWELQKMTLLWKEVDRMPNEWCLDLYGKHIKMTCLGNKGLLMLSLRSKHMNRLVTYDIASREWLKVPGCVAPRGRKRQSIACGTAFHPCLTAVA; translated from the exons ATGCTGAGGCACCTAATCGCTCACCTGCACCAGCTCCTTCACacatcttcaaccacttccccAACGTCTCCTTCATCTTCCTTCATCCTTCAGTCTTCTTCTCTTCACAATCATCCCAG ATGGTCCTTCCTTGATATTGATGATAACTCTGTAGATGACTGCTGTGGCCTTGTAATGGCAGCTGGAAAGTCTGGAAATTTGAGGATGGTGGAACCTCTAAAACATCCATCTACAAAGAAGCCCCGAAGAGATCAGAGCAGGGGGAAATCATCTGGAAGGTCCTCTATGACTGAAGTTATGGAACAACAAATTTGGAAAGATTTTCCAGAGGATTTAATAGAGGCTGTGATTGCTCGACTTCCCATTGCCACATTTTTCCGTTTCCGTTCTGTATGCTGGCGTTGGAATTCCTTGCTGAATTCTCCAAGTTTTTCTCAGCATTGTGCGCAAGTTCAACACGCAAACCCGTGGTTTTATATCATAACCCAAGAGCGTGCAAATTCAGGAGCCATGTACGACCCTTCTATTAAAAAGTGGTATCACCCAACCGTGTCAGCACTGCCCTCAAAGTTGATTCTTTTCCCAGTGGCATCTGCTGGGGGGCTAGTTTGCTTTCTTGAAATTGGTCAGCGAAACTTCTTTGTTTGCAACCCATTGACTCAATCCTTCAAGGAGTTACCTGCTAGGTCAGTTAAGGTCTGGTCTCCGGTTGCTGTAGGGATGACAGCAAATGGGAACTTAACTGGTGCAGGCTACAAGATCCTATGGGTTACTTGTGATGGAGAATATGAGGTTTATGACTCCATGAGGAAGTCTTGGAGCCGTCCAGGAAACATGCCTGTAGGTATTAAGCTGCCATTAGCACTCAACTTCAAGTCCCAATCTATTTCTATTGACAGCACAATTTACTTCATGCATTCGGATCCAGAAGGGATTGTTTCCTATGATATAGCAACTGGGGTTTGGAAACAGTACATAATCCCAGCCCCATTGCATCTAACTGACCACACATTGGCCGAGTGTGATGGCCGGATTATGCTTGTTGGGTTGCTCACAAAAAATGCAGCCACCTGCGTATGCATATGGGAGCTGCAGAAGATGACGCTCTTATGGAAGGAGGTAGACAGAATGCCAAATGAATGGTGCTTGGACTTATATGGGAAGCACATTAAAATGACTTGCCTGGGGAACAAAGGTTTGCTTATGTTGTCCTTGAGATCGAAACACATGAATCGATTGGTTACTTACGACATAGCAAGCAGGGAATGGCTGAAGGTTCCTGGGTGTGTGGCGCCACGTGGAAGAAAGCGGCAGTCTATAGCATGTGGTACTGCATTTCATCCATGCTTAACTGCAGTGGCTTGA
- the LOC107482127 gene encoding squamosa promoter-binding-like protein 10, with product MCTLLLRIIDSXXEWNAKSPSQWEWEHLFFSNAKVTENPKLQPPPDWSGEANGETNVGLLDNSGGSGCSESELMNPSSSRSSKSASINSSSNRDSKTSIFTLESSQDDSSGKKEELVENSHSHEAPPGSGEPLLTLKLGKRLYFEDVCPGSDAKKNQSSSGAPIQAVSSGKKSKSNAQNMQYPCCQVEGCGLDLLSAKDYHRKHRVCENHSKSPKVVIAGLERRFCQQCSRFHGLSEFDENKRSCRRRLSDHNARRRKPHPETVQLNPSDLTPSPFAVGRQQISPFTCTTSGAANTVWQDMRRSKQLPQTKDFLLKAVKGNNEIPSIVSMVTEDNSKGIAFASVEDSTTCSDTQDFQSALSLLSTESHQPQRLPIASSEYWHTDQHPLASTMWLTYPTCDDTITNRSQEFQLLREPYDSAFSYHHLD from the exons ATGTGCACCTTGCTTTTGAGAATCATTGATTCA CANNNNGAGTGGAATGCAAAATCTCCCTCACAATGGGAGTGGGAGCACCTGTTCTTCTCCAATGCAAAAGTAACCGAAAACCCCAAATTACAACCACCACCAGATTGGAGTGGTGAAGCAAATGGAGAAACCAATGTTGGGTTGTTGGACAATTCTGGTGGTAGTGGTTGCTCTGAGTCTGAGCTCATGAACCCATCTTCATCAAGAAGCTCGAAATCTGCTTCCATCAATTCATCTTCCAATAGGGATAGCAAAACATCTATCTTCACCTTAGAAAGTTCCCAAGATGATTCCAGTGGTAAAAAAGAAGAGCTGGTTGAAAACTCTCATTCGCATGAGGCCCCTCCTGGCTCTGGCGAACCGTTGCTTACTCTAAAGCTTGGTAAACGCTTGTATTTTGAGGATGTTTGTCCGGGAAGTGATGCCAAGAAGAACCAGTCTTCCTCGGGTGCTCCGATTCAAGCTGTGAGTAGTGGAAAGAAATCTAAGTCCAATGCTCAGAACATGCAATATCCATGCTGCCAGGTTGAAGGTTGTGGCCTTGACCTCTTGTCAGCTAAAGATTATCATCGCAAACATAGAGTTTGTGAAAATCATTCCAAATCTCCAAAGGTGGTTATTGCTGGTTTGGAACGTCGATTTTGCCAGCAATGTAGCAG GTTCCATGGTCTGTCAGAGTTTGATGAAAACAAAAGAAGCTGCAGACGGCGTCTTTCAGATCACAATGCACGGCGCCGGAAACCTCATCCTGAAACTGTCCAGTTAAATCCATCAGATTTGACTCCGTCGCCTTTTG CAGTTGGGAGGCAACAGATTAGCCCCTTCACTTGTACAACGAGCGGAGCCGCGAATACAGTTTGGCAAGACATGCGGCGGAGCAAGCAGCTCCCCCAGACGAAAGATTTTCTGTTGAAGGCTGTGAAAGGCAACAATGAGATACCAAGTATTGTGAGCATGGTCACAGAGGATAATTCCAAAGGCATTGCATTTGCAA GTGTAGAGGATTCAACTACGTGCTCTGATACTCAAGATTTCCAGAGTGCTCTCTCTCTTCTGTCAACCGAGTCTCATCAGCCTCAGCGCTTGCCTATTGCTTCCTCAGAATACTGGCACACTGATCAACACCCATTGGCTTCCACCATGTGGCTCACCTACCCAACTTGCGACGACACCATCACCAACCGCTCTCAGGAATTTCAGCTCTTACGAGAACCTTATGATTCTGCTTTTAGTTATCACCACTTGGATTAA
- the LOC107482130 gene encoding uncharacterized protein LOC107482130, whose protein sequence is MTTSRRLADRKVEKFEKNITKRGFVPETNTKKGKDYPVGPVLLGFFVFVVIGSSIFQIIRTATSGGMA, encoded by the exons ATG ACGACATCAAGGCGACTTGCGGACAGGAAAGTAGAGAAGTTTGAGAAGAACATCACAAAAAGAGGGTTTGTGCCAGAAACTAACACTAAAAAGGGAAAAGACTATCCTGTTGGTCCAGTCCTGCTCggtttcttcgtctttgttgtcaTTGGATCAT CTATCTTTCAGATAATCAGGACAGCAACGAGTGGAGGCATGGCATAA